In Aquimarina spinulae, a single window of DNA contains:
- a CDS encoding helix-turn-helix domain-containing protein, giving the protein MKGKFIVFEKKAFYKLVEEVVQRVKKTEKPDKDKQTSDWVSAIEAKKLLGIKSNGKLRKLLYDNHIVASQHGRTILYSKKSILAFLEQHKI; this is encoded by the coding sequence ATGAAAGGAAAATTCATTGTATTCGAGAAAAAAGCTTTTTATAAGCTAGTAGAAGAAGTTGTACAAAGGGTAAAGAAAACCGAAAAACCCGATAAAGACAAACAGACTTCGGATTGGGTTAGTGCAATAGAAGCCAAAAAGCTACTTGGTATAAAGAGTAATGGTAAATTAAGAAAGCTTCTATATGATAATCATATTGTTGCTTCACAGCATGGGCGTACTATTTTATACTCCAAAAAGAGTATTCTGGCCTTTTTAGAACAACATAAAATCTAA
- a CDS encoding toprim domain-containing protein yields the protein MNPDILTKENILNKVNLQDAFNHYLQPYHKKGILKQGKHISNPFLANKQKTPSFNIYNTGPNNWRFKDFATGDEGSIFDLVMRLKQCDFKEALMIINKDFSLNLTYETPRVDFDIQCKQQWQAIDLEYWLTYGITAPILKHFSVYPVEKYCRLNSQGKRISFNSSSQNPMYGYKISSDCYKIYCPLSARFRFAWLGNKPEAYIFGYKQLPKTGNRVFITGGEKDVLSLYARNEPAICFNSETANPPPKIIDNLKARFKEVIVLYDIDHTGISQSIKLSNNYGLQRMILPEKLMEDKGKDIADFYALGYNLDASDIKIEASEPLPEIQLLSTKTLAKENDYIPLLLKTQKVLTERKAKLIHKVPPLLFHKDIGILYPRTINVIQGKAGVHKSRLAETICSALIKKESWDSDLLHFRKNAQQAVTICYVDTERNLTEQFPYALQQILKKAGHQREDTPEDFDYISLLQIPRKDRFSALTSYIKRVKQMYAGHVIIILDVITDCIQDFNRSSDSMQLIDLMNDSINSEDVTFLALIHENPGSTDKARGHLGTELLNKATTAIQIGFEKDSNRRPTDLIVLNILKFRGGRRPEPFYIKYCEQTNGLVEADADLIDESARSRRTKADLFEIQQQISRLLRSSIQGKTLVEELASYFDCSERTIRERLQECIDKRIPIPNGKGIPSVLQKKKEGKEVFYSLAPIKRGQKQKTLEL from the coding sequence ATGAACCCAGATATATTAACAAAAGAAAATATCTTGAATAAAGTAAACTTGCAAGATGCTTTTAATCATTACTTGCAACCATATCATAAGAAGGGAATTCTCAAACAAGGGAAACACATCTCTAATCCATTTTTAGCGAACAAGCAAAAAACTCCTTCTTTCAATATTTATAACACTGGTCCTAACAACTGGCGATTTAAAGATTTTGCAACCGGGGACGAAGGAAGCATTTTTGATTTGGTAATGCGATTAAAACAATGTGATTTTAAGGAAGCTCTTATGATCATCAATAAAGACTTTAGTTTGAATCTTACTTATGAAACTCCCAGAGTAGATTTTGATATTCAATGTAAGCAACAATGGCAAGCTATTGATTTAGAATATTGGTTAACTTATGGCATTACTGCTCCTATATTGAAACATTTTAGCGTATACCCAGTAGAAAAATATTGCAGATTAAATAGCCAAGGAAAACGTATTTCTTTTAATTCTTCCTCACAAAATCCTATGTATGGATATAAAATTTCTAGTGACTGTTATAAGATCTACTGTCCGCTTTCAGCTCGCTTTCGTTTTGCGTGGCTGGGTAATAAACCTGAAGCGTATATCTTTGGGTATAAGCAACTGCCTAAAACAGGAAATCGTGTATTTATTACTGGTGGAGAAAAAGACGTGCTCTCACTTTATGCTCGCAATGAACCTGCTATTTGCTTCAATAGTGAAACAGCCAATCCTCCTCCAAAAATTATTGATAATCTTAAGGCTCGATTTAAAGAGGTTATTGTTTTATACGATATAGATCATACAGGGATCTCGCAGTCTATCAAACTCTCTAACAATTATGGTTTACAACGAATGATACTGCCAGAAAAATTAATGGAGGATAAAGGAAAAGACATTGCTGATTTCTATGCGCTTGGTTACAACTTAGATGCTTCTGATATTAAAATAGAAGCTTCAGAACCACTCCCAGAAATACAACTATTATCTACAAAAACACTTGCAAAAGAAAACGACTATATACCATTATTATTGAAAACTCAGAAAGTGCTTACCGAGCGCAAAGCGAAACTAATTCATAAAGTACCTCCTCTACTCTTTCATAAAGATATAGGAATTCTATACCCTAGAACCATCAATGTAATACAAGGAAAAGCGGGTGTACATAAAAGCAGATTAGCAGAAACCATTTGCAGTGCTTTGATCAAAAAAGAATCCTGGGATAGTGATTTATTACACTTTAGAAAAAACGCACAACAAGCAGTAACCATTTGCTATGTAGATACCGAACGTAACCTTACAGAGCAATTTCCATATGCTTTACAACAAATATTAAAAAAAGCAGGACATCAAAGAGAAGATACACCAGAAGATTTTGACTACATTTCATTATTGCAAATTCCTAGAAAGGATCGGTTTTCAGCTCTCACATCCTACATAAAAAGAGTAAAACAGATGTATGCCGGTCACGTGATTATAATACTGGATGTAATTACAGACTGTATACAAGACTTTAACAGGTCGAGCGATAGTATGCAGCTCATAGATTTAATGAACGACAGTATCAACTCTGAAGATGTTACTTTTCTGGCACTTATTCATGAAAACCCGGGTAGTACAGATAAAGCCAGGGGGCATCTTGGTACAGAATTACTTAACAAAGCAACTACGGCAATTCAGATTGGATTTGAAAAAGATAGCAACAGACGACCTACGGACTTGATTGTCTTGAATATATTAAAGTTTAGAGGTGGAAGACGTCCTGAACCTTTTTACATAAAGTATTGTGAACAAACCAATGGACTTGTAGAAGCAGATGCTGATCTTATTGATGAATCTGCAAGATCCAGAAGAACAAAAGCAGATCTTTTTGAAATTCAACAACAGATATCTCGATTGTTAAGAAGTTCCATTCAAGGTAAAACATTGGTAGAAGAACTTGCCTCTTATTTTGATTGTAGTGAACGAACTATTCGAGAGCGCTTACAGGAATGTATTGATAAAAGAATCCCAATACCTAACGGAAAAGGTATTCCTTCTGTACTACAAAAGAAAAAAGAAGGAAAGGAAGTGTTTTATAGCCTTGCTCCTATTAAAAGAGGACAAAAACAAAAGACTCTAGAACTATGA
- a CDS encoding DUF6443 domain-containing protein: MRNTKIQQYIIMLIVMMSSTMMFSQFGGGDPVLGDCGITSYRDADGDGWGNYNNKTCQLTIPSGYVSKYGDINDNNQWITNIPPKNFYRDADGDGWGNPNIVTYRSVQPSGYVTNNSDRDDSTSLITNIAPRHFYRDADGDGYGHPGISTYRSVQPSGYVTNSSDCNDGSSAIHPNTVWYKDSDGDGFAIATKKQCSSPGAGYTRTVLPVTDCHDGDSSLNPNTVWYPDGDSDGWGTASDLGAVKRQCSQPTGYSRSVGDCNDNNAAMHPNTVWYKNSDGDGFATSTKTQCTNPGAGYSLTVKPLGDCDDNNAAIHPNTVWYKNSDGDGFASTTKTQCSNPGTGYSLTVKPLGDCDDSNAAIHPNTVWYKNSDGDGFASTTKTQCAHPGSGYSLTVKPLGDCDDGSAAIHPNTVWYADTDGDGFGDPNVLKQQCIQPAGYVLNNNDQCPEKSGPQQGCIFIPHQLHLSNENYVFTRVYQEPMTSPDELDYNKDVIESVTYFDGLGRTKQQIAIKASPDGKDIVTHIGYDEYGRQDKQYLPFESNTSVGSYKDVDIVNDINQYYETKYADDFIGVAKGHEDFNAYSESVFEASPLNRVVEQGAPGKDWKANKDSDTDHTIKFNWDTNIANEVVAFKVNFANPGDTETPGLVQDGFYPANQLYVTITKDENWTAADGHNHTTKEYKDKQGRVVLKRTYNAGAAHDTYYVYDRFSKLTYVISPKVNVTDGVSENELSELCYQYKYDNRNRLIEKKIPGKDWEYIVYNKLDQPILTQDANLKADNTWLFTKYDPFRRVAYTGKISITGKDRKQLQIEANGYADELWVTRGAKVSIGGVDMYYTDGGYPKALAGEVLTINYYDDYAFLGTTPQQAFIKPNTIYGEAVSDQTKTLATGSLVKILDTSYWTTTVTYYDNKSRPIYVASKNEYLNTTDIVESDLDFVGKVEETTTRHIKDSNAAIVTIDTFTYDDMGRLLIQTQKINTQAVETIVQNTYDALGQLERKKTGGGLQEVDYTYNVRGWLTKINDPNTTLGNKLFAFGINYNTTTENLGATPLYNGNISETIWKTANDNTKRAYGYQYDALNRITEGISSDGNYNLSGITYDKVGNILSLNRKGNLNEAANSFGDMDILTYAYDSGNKLLKVADTGNTTFGFKDGSNTGNDYAYDSNGNMTVDNNKNISGIVYNHLNLPTRINVNGGAEYINYIYDATGTKLKKIATTTNGKIFTEYAGNYVYKNSNLEFFNHSEGIVEHEADGYKYVYQYRDHLQNVRLSYKDANKDGVITQDEIVQEKNYYPFGLKMRGINETLRGRNHNYGFGGKEKQDELNLGWIDITARNYDPTLGRWMNLDPLAEQMRRHSPYNYGFDNPIFFIDPDGMMPQGSIDPPKWLVNLGKKAASTIRSAGNYIQEKSTQAGMYLADKGYNKAGAIVAATGEATNNMVKNGLKGDIGVNANLKISSGNRIVLGYKGLAGVDINAGSVEILELGYESGVNEKGESFVKTTVDYLEKDDSNDSTYGFTTNGFILGESGIEGGHTRTKDGVESNQYFEAIGISTIGDVTYRPEDAEVEVSRSKGVSFSFGAIVTIDIELEGVIKGSASVKK; the protein is encoded by the coding sequence ATGAGAAATACTAAAATACAACAGTATATAATAATGCTTATTGTAATGATGAGCAGTACAATGATGTTCTCCCAGTTTGGGGGTGGAGATCCTGTTCTGGGAGATTGTGGTATTACTTCTTACCGTGATGCCGATGGTGATGGTTGGGGTAATTATAACAACAAAACCTGCCAGCTTACCATTCCCAGTGGATATGTTTCTAAATATGGAGATATTAATGATAATAATCAATGGATTACCAATATCCCACCTAAGAACTTTTATAGAGATGCCGATGGAGATGGTTGGGGTAATCCCAATATAGTAACCTATCGTAGTGTACAGCCTTCTGGTTATGTGACCAATAATAGTGATAGAGATGACAGTACCAGTCTGATTACCAATATTGCTCCTCGACATTTTTATAGAGATGCCGATGGCGATGGATATGGTCATCCTGGTATAAGCACCTATCGCAGTGTACAACCCTCTGGATATGTAACCAATAGTAGTGATTGTAATGATGGCAGTAGTGCCATACACCCTAATACAGTATGGTATAAGGATAGTGATGGTGATGGTTTTGCGATTGCAACAAAAAAGCAATGTAGTAGCCCCGGAGCAGGGTATACCCGTACAGTACTACCGGTGACCGATTGTCATGATGGCGATAGTAGTTTAAACCCCAATACGGTATGGTATCCTGATGGTGATAGTGATGGCTGGGGAACGGCCTCTGATTTGGGAGCGGTAAAACGACAGTGTAGCCAACCGACAGGATACTCCCGAAGCGTGGGAGATTGTAATGATAATAATGCAGCAATGCACCCTAATACGGTTTGGTATAAGAATAGTGATGGTGATGGATTTGCAACCTCTACCAAAACACAATGTACCAATCCCGGAGCTGGATATAGTTTAACGGTAAAACCCCTGGGAGATTGTGATGATAATAATGCAGCTATCCATCCTAATACAGTTTGGTATAAAAATAGTGATGGTGATGGCTTTGCCAGTACGACCAAAACACAATGTAGTAATCCCGGAACTGGATATAGCTTAACGGTAAAACCACTGGGGGATTGTGATGATAGTAATGCAGCCATTCATCCTAATACAGTTTGGTATAAGAATAGTGATGGTGATGGTTTTGCCAGTACGACCAAAACCCAATGTGCTCATCCAGGTAGTGGCTATAGTTTAACGGTAAAACCCCTGGGAGATTGTGATGATGGTAGTGCCGCCATCCACCCTAATACGGTTTGGTATGCAGATACCGATGGTGATGGTTTTGGGGATCCTAATGTTTTAAAACAACAGTGTATCCAACCTGCGGGATATGTATTGAATAATAATGATCAATGTCCAGAAAAATCAGGCCCTCAACAAGGCTGTATTTTTATTCCTCACCAGCTTCATCTCTCTAATGAGAACTATGTATTTACCCGGGTGTATCAAGAACCCATGACCTCACCGGATGAGCTAGATTATAATAAAGATGTGATAGAGAGTGTTACTTATTTTGATGGATTGGGTAGAACAAAACAGCAAATCGCGATCAAAGCTTCACCCGATGGTAAAGATATTGTAACCCACATCGGGTATGATGAGTATGGCAGGCAAGACAAACAATACTTGCCTTTTGAATCGAATACTAGCGTTGGGAGTTATAAAGATGTTGATATTGTTAACGATATTAACCAGTATTATGAAACTAAGTACGCTGATGATTTTATTGGAGTAGCAAAAGGTCATGAGGATTTTAATGCCTATTCAGAGAGTGTGTTTGAAGCTTCTCCTCTTAACAGAGTAGTAGAACAGGGAGCCCCGGGTAAGGATTGGAAGGCTAATAAAGATAGTGATACAGATCATACCATTAAATTTAATTGGGATACCAATATCGCAAATGAAGTGGTTGCTTTTAAGGTAAATTTTGCCAATCCTGGTGATACAGAAACCCCGGGCTTAGTACAAGATGGTTTTTACCCTGCCAATCAGTTGTATGTTACCATCACCAAAGATGAGAACTGGACTGCGGCAGATGGTCATAATCATACGACCAAAGAATACAAGGATAAGCAAGGTAGAGTGGTTTTAAAGCGAACTTATAATGCAGGAGCAGCACACGACACTTATTATGTTTACGATAGATTTAGCAAACTTACCTATGTGATTTCGCCTAAAGTAAATGTAACAGATGGGGTATCAGAGAACGAGTTATCTGAATTGTGTTATCAATACAAATATGATAATCGTAATAGGCTTATCGAAAAGAAGATCCCAGGTAAGGATTGGGAGTATATTGTGTATAATAAACTAGACCAGCCTATTCTGACTCAGGATGCGAATCTAAAAGCAGACAATACCTGGTTATTTACCAAATATGATCCGTTTAGAAGAGTAGCCTACACCGGTAAAATCAGTATTACAGGAAAAGATCGTAAACAATTACAAATCGAAGCAAATGGCTATGCAGATGAGCTATGGGTAACCAGAGGAGCTAAGGTTAGCATCGGAGGAGTAGATATGTACTATACTGATGGTGGTTATCCAAAAGCCCTTGCAGGTGAGGTATTAACAATTAATTACTATGATGACTATGCATTTTTGGGAACTACTCCACAGCAAGCTTTTATAAAGCCGAATACTATTTATGGAGAAGCAGTTTCAGATCAAACCAAAACATTGGCAACCGGAAGTTTAGTAAAAATATTAGATACCTCATATTGGACAACTACGGTTACCTATTATGACAATAAATCAAGGCCTATCTATGTAGCTAGTAAGAATGAATATTTAAACACTACCGATATCGTAGAAAGTGATCTTGATTTTGTAGGTAAGGTAGAAGAAACTACTACTAGACACATCAAAGACAGCAATGCTGCCATTGTAACGATAGATACATTTACCTATGATGACATGGGTAGGCTGTTGATACAAACCCAAAAGATCAATACTCAAGCAGTTGAAACTATTGTTCAAAATACCTATGATGCTTTAGGACAGTTAGAACGTAAGAAAACAGGGGGAGGATTACAAGAGGTGGATTATACCTATAATGTACGGGGTTGGCTTACCAAGATCAACGATCCTAATACTACTCTTGGGAACAAGCTTTTCGCATTCGGCATTAATTATAACACCACTACAGAGAACCTGGGAGCAACGCCCCTTTACAATGGTAACATTAGTGAAACTATCTGGAAAACAGCAAATGACAATACCAAACGTGCTTATGGATATCAGTATGATGCTTTAAACCGAATCACAGAAGGAATCAGCAGTGATGGCAACTATAACTTAAGTGGTATTACTTATGATAAAGTTGGAAACATCCTCTCCTTAAACCGAAAAGGAAATCTTAATGAAGCAGCTAATTCTTTTGGAGATATGGATATCCTGACATATGCTTATGATAGTGGTAATAAACTCTTAAAAGTAGCGGATACCGGAAATACAACTTTTGGTTTTAAAGATGGTAGCAATACAGGTAATGATTATGCGTATGACTCTAATGGAAACATGACCGTAGATAATAATAAAAATATCAGCGGAATAGTATATAATCACTTAAATTTGCCTACCAGAATTAATGTTAATGGAGGTGCAGAATATATTAATTATATATATGATGCTACTGGGACAAAGCTTAAAAAGATTGCAACAACAACTAATGGTAAGATTTTTACAGAATATGCTGGCAATTATGTCTACAAAAACAGTAATTTAGAGTTTTTTAATCACTCAGAGGGTATTGTAGAACATGAAGCCGATGGCTATAAATATGTTTACCAGTATCGCGATCATCTTCAAAATGTAAGACTCTCGTATAAAGATGCTAATAAAGATGGCGTTATCACACAAGATGAAATCGTACAAGAGAAGAATTATTATCCTTTTGGATTAAAAATGAGAGGCATTAATGAAACATTACGAGGAAGAAATCATAACTATGGTTTTGGTGGTAAAGAAAAACAAGACGAATTAAACCTTGGCTGGATAGATATTACAGCACGTAACTATGATCCTACATTAGGTAGATGGATGAATCTTGATCCATTAGCAGAACAGATGAGAAGACATTCGCCATATAACTATGGATTTGATAACCCTATCTTTTTTATTGATCCTGACGGTATGATGCCACAAGGCTCAATTGATCCTCCAAAATGGCTTGTTAATTTAGGTAAAAAAGCAGCGTCAACTATTAGATCAGCGGGGAATTATATTCAAGAAAAATCAACACAAGCAGGAATGTACCTTGCAGATAAAGGATATAATAAAGCTGGAGCAATTGTTGCAGCAACAGGAGAGGCAACAAATAACATGGTTAAAAATGGACTTAAGGGTGACATAGGAGTTAATGCAAATTTAAAAATTAGTAGCGGAAACAGAATTGTATTAGGTTATAAAGGTTTAGCTGGGGTTGATATTAATGCAGGATCTGTTGAAATTTTAGAACTAGGCTATGAAAGTGGAGTTAATGAAAAAGGAGAAAGCTTTGTGAAAACTACTGTTGATTATTTAGAAAAAGATGATTCAAATGATTCTACATATGGTTTTACAACAAATGGTTTTATTCTTGGGGAATCAGGAATAGAAGGGGGGCATACTAGGACTAAAGATGGTGTAGAATCTAATCAGTATTTTGAAGCTATAGGTATATCTACTATAGGAGATGTTACTTATAGACCAGAAGATGCAGAGGTGGAAGTTTCAAGAAGTAAAGGGGTAAGTTTTAGTTTCGGTGCTATTGTTACTATTGATATAGAACTTGAAGGTGTTATTAAAGGAAGCGCCTCGGTAAAAAAATGA